In the genome of Montipora foliosa isolate CH-2021 chromosome 3, ASM3666993v2, whole genome shotgun sequence, one region contains:
- the LOC137997697 gene encoding nucleotide-binding oligomerization domain-containing protein 2-like, with protein sequence MASGSLQQSHELGPNKVQVTILASEWGSSKGGLSTINRELAIQLAKYPEVEITYFLPKCSEEDREVALSHDIRILKAKRQPGYEELNWLSFPPEDLRMDVIVGHGVKLGRQARVIRNSRKCKWIQMVHTDPEELAMFKCYENPISKGEEKHNVEVELCEMADFVVGVGPKLAEAFRNYLRSCQKDQEVIDFTPGIFDEFVSVQQVPEERKQLSVLVFGRGDAEDFELKGFDIAAKSVAALHDTRLVVVGAPDGKREEIANRLLECGISKHRLRVKGYIESRECLKGLFGTVDLVLMPSRTEGFGLTGLEALSAGLPVIVSKNSGFGEALGNVPCDSSFVIDSEDPSAWTAAIKDIWNKNRQTRLDQAKALRDSYGKKYSWSEQCKDLVKKMINSVNDISCTDHGLSQKKATGEEKESKQHEASSSSPSHITECIRQIYQKREGVVFPVPWCEVFSFQLKNIFTRLRIVSKEKTRGTLTKEITNMTSIFTSHEDCQRPRTVLIEGEPGMGKTTYCQKLAYDWATKQDHEWDESFPSVEVLLLLRCREIESSIWEAIDNQILSKETDPGLKETFFRFVRENPSKVLLVLDGLDEADPQKLDVYFSLIQGKLLPGCHIVLTFRHEAGTKVRPYSDTLLEIVGFTRSDAKCFIRKYFRHAEQMGEKLINILWHPDDDDNDDDDGDDDDDHDHDNDNDQHFKGPLKKLTKNPLNTLLLCVLFEDFGGVLPNNRTQLYVEIVLFVLRRYETKNHLPSSGKDLLIVYKKDLMTLGRMAQESLCKGELHFEDVEENFKESLFIKFGFLSIQAGGSKRIPCFRYSFFHKSFQEFFAGLYLAFSILDGAIEEKSVLTEESYFRQLNQVFMFMSGILASKSEETVVSIVTGVASLASVTGRRSPADPNSYLELALDVIEECKTCPENLYTKLVYAFGNSLDLTEIAIDLAWRTRIATFSQVLTVNTSLTTLDLAYNFIGAEGATLLSQALEVNTSLTTLDLSHNYIGAEGATSLSQALAVNTTLTNLYLYHNSIDDESATSLSQALEVNSSLATLELAFNSIGNEGAFSFSKALAVNTSLTTLNLSWNSIGAKGATSLSQALEANTSLTALYLSSIDAPRLILDPRIKLRW encoded by the exons ATGGCGTCAGGCTCATTGCAGCAATCTCACGAACTTGGCCCCAACAAAGTTCAAGTCACCATTTTGGCTTCTGAGTGGGGATCCAGTAAAGGCGGACTTTCCACAATCAACAGAGAGTTGGCCATACAGCTGGCCAAATACCCAGAAGTGGAAATCACCTACTTTTTACCAAAATGCTCTGAGGAGGATAGGGAAGTAGCTCTCAGCCATGACATAAGGATTCTCAAGGCAAAACGACAGCCGGGGTATGAAGAACTGAACTGGCTCAGCTTTCCACCAGAGGATTTGCGAATGGACGTCATTGTTGGTCATGGAGTGAAACTTGGACGCCAAGCACGAGTTATTCGCAACTCTCGCAAATGCAAGTGGATACAAATGGTACACACTGACCCAGAGGAACTAGCAATGTTCAAATGTTACGAGAATCCAATCTCAAAGGGCGAGGAAAAGCACAATGTCGAAGTAGAGCTATGCGAGATGGCTGATTTCGTTGTAGGAGTCGGGCCCAAGCTGGCAGAGGCCTTTCGCAACTACCTCCGCAGTTGTCAAAAAGATCAAGAGGTTATCGACTTCACACCTGGAATTTTTGATGAATTTGTCAGTGTTCAACAAGTTCCAGAGGAAAGAAAACAACTCAGTGTCCTGGTGTTCGGTCGTGGAGACGCTGAAGACTTTGAGTTAAAAGGGTTTGACATTGCAGCAAAATCTGTTGCGGCATTACATGACACTCGTCTCGTTGTCGTCGGAGCACCCGATGGAAAACGTGAAGAGATCGCAAATCGATTGCTGGAATGTGGTATTTCCAAACATCGCCTCAGGGTGAAAGGCTACATCGAGAGCCGAGAATGCTTGAAGGGGTTATTCGGTACGGTGGATCTTGTACTCATGCCTTCTAGAACAGAAGGGTTTGGTTTAACAGGATTGGAGGCTCTGTCAGCTGGGCTACCTGTGATCGTCAGCAAGAACTCGGGATTTGGAGAGGCCTTAGGCAATGTACCATGTGATTCTTCATTCGTCATTGACTCTGAGGATCCCAGTGCGTGGACAGCAGCTATCAAGGACATCTGGAACAAAAACAGGCAGACAAGACTTGATCAAGCTAAGGCTTTGCGTGACTCCTATGGAAAGAAATATAGCTGGTCTGAGCAGTGCAAAGATCTCGTCAAAAAGATGATCAACTCAGTAAATG ATATCTCCTGCACCGATCATGGCCTTTCACAAAAGAAAGCAACAGGAGAAGAGAAAGAGTCTAAGCAACATGAAG CTAGTTCTTCATCTCCAAGTCATATCACAGAATGTATAAGACAAATTTACCAAAAGCGTGAAGGTGTAGTTTTTCCAGTTCCTTGGTGTGAAGTGTTTAGCTTCCAACTAAAGAACATTTTCACCAGACTTAGGATAGTCTCAAAAGAAAAGACACGCGGAACGCTGACGAAAGAAATCACCAACATGACAAGTATTTTCACATCACACGAAGATTGCCAACGTCCACGGACTGTCCTGATTGAGGGCGAACCCGGCATGGGAAAGACGACCTACTGTCAAAAGCTGGCATATGATTGGGCAACAAAACAAGACCACGAATGGGACGAGTCTTTCCCAAGTGTAGAGGTGCTCCTGCTCCTCAGATGTCGTGAAATTGAATCCAGCATCTGGGAGGCTATTGACAATCAAATTCTGTCGAAAGAAACTGACCCAGGgttgaaagaaacgtttttccGGTTCGTGCGAGAAAACCCTTCTAAAGTCCTGTTAGTGCTCGATGGGTTAGATGAGGCAGACCCTCAAAAATTGGATGTGTATTTTAGTCTTATTCAAGGAAAGCTGCTCCCTGGTTGTCACATTGTTCTTACTTTTCGTCACGAAGCAGGAACTAAAGTAAGACCGTACTCGGACACACTGTTGGAGATTGTGGGATTCACGAGAAGTGATGCGAAGTGTTTTATAAGGAAGTATTTTCGACACGCAGAACAAATGGGAGAGAAGCTGATAAATATACTATGGCatcctgatgatgatgataatgatgatgatgatggtgatgatgacgatgaccatgatcatgataatgataatgatcaaCATTTTAAAGGACCtttaaaaaaactaacaaaaaacccTTTAAATACACTTCTGCTCTGTGTGCTTTTCGAAGATTTTGGCGGCGTTCTaccaaacaacagaacacagcTGTACGTAGAGATCGTTCTCTTCGTTTTGAGACGATACGAAACGAAGAACCACTTACCAAGTAGTGGTAAAGACCTTCTTATAGTTTACAAGAAGGACCTGATGACCCTAGGGAGAATGGCGCAAGAATCTCTTTGTAAAGGGGAGCTGCATTTCGAAGACGTCGAAGAGAATTTCAAGGAAAGTCTGTTCATTAAATTTGGCTTTCTCTCCATCCAGGCTGGCGGTAGCAAGAGGATTCCTTGTTTCCGTTACAGTTTTTTTCACAAGAGTTTTCAAGAATTCTTTGCCGGCCTATATCTTGCGTTTTCCATCCTTGATGGAGCAATTGAAGAGAAGTCAGTTCTGACCGAAGAAAGCTATTTTCGTCAACTAAATCAAGTTTTCATGTTCATGAGTGGAATCCTAGCATCGAAATCCGAGGAAACGGTAGTGTCAATTGTAACTGGTGTTGCCTCACTTGCAAGTGTGACTGGCCGAAGATCTCCGGCTGACCCGAACTCGTACCTGGAGTTGGCTTTGGACGTCATAGAGGAATGTAAAACTTGCCCGGAAAACCTATATACTAAGTTAGTTTATGCCTTTGGTAACAGCCTTGATTTGACGGAAATTGCAATTGACTTGGCATGGCGTACTCGGATTGCTACCTTTTCCCAGGTCCTcacagtaaacacctcccttacaaCTTTGGATTTGGCTTATAACTtcattggtgctgagggtgctactttactttcccaggccctcgaaGTAAACACCTCCCTGACAACTTTGGATTTATCTCACAACTACATTGGTGCTGaaggtgctacttcactttcccaagccctcgcagtaaacaccacCCTTACTAATTTGTATTTATATCACAACTCCATCGATGATGAGAGTGCTACTTCCCTTTCTCAGGCCCTCGAAGTAAACTCCTCCCTTGCTACTTTAGAGTTGGCTTTTAACTCCATTGGTAATGAGGGtgccttttctttttccaaggccctcgcagtaaacacctctcttactactttgaatttgtcttggaactccattggtgctaagggtgctacttcactttcccaggcccttgaagcaaacacctcccttactgcTTTGTATTTGTCTTCCATTGATGCTCCACGCCTTATTTTAGACCCTCGGATTAAACTTCGGTGGTGA